One Nicotiana tomentosiformis chromosome 1, ASM39032v3, whole genome shotgun sequence genomic window, caagttagccacatgtattggcagcTTTATTTACTTAAGTAAATGAATGTTTATGTAAATGTACATTTAAATATAGAAGGAATAAATCAAagttcttttgtttttatcttattttGTGTCCGAATGATATGTTAATTTATTTTTTCGTTTGAAAGTTAGTTAAAACTTCAAATTCTTGTGccggaatgaacatgagacgtcctcttcaagagcactgtaaacataaggaccctctcttatgaaaccctcatagttaAAGGGTAGATTCTGGAAGTATGAATATCCGGGATAAAAAATTATCGGATGTAAAAAGAATTCTCGAGCTTTATcagttaaataaaaataaaagagaatatttCTTGCACAATATTTAAACAAAATATATCTTTCATTACTTAAAATACCAAGCTCAATAAAGAAGTTTTGGCATAGTTACAATAGTTATATAAAAAATACATCAGTTATTTTTGCTACCAGAGCCCGAATGAAGAGAAGAATCTTCGTTTTCCCTTTCAGGAGAAGGTTGTTCTGCTTCCGGTTCGAGGCCTTCATCCTTATCTTCTTCCTCTTCAGCTTCCTCTTCCGTTTGTGAATACTCGGAGATAGTGTTCGAAGAGTCATAGGCAATAGGCCGAGCCAGGAGGTTCTCGAGAACAATTGTCTCCAATTCACGAGCTTTGGCAATGTAATCATCGATGTTTGCAATGTCTTCTTTGGCCTCCTCCAACGCTTCCTCTTCATGTGATAAATGGCATAAATTTTCTCGAGGAGGATGGAATCTTCCTAGTCTTGGAGTTTAGCTCgagttttttaatttttgtttagagCTTATCATTTATAGCATTCACAAGGTTGGTCCTGGAATCAAGCTCAATACCGGTTGTCGCATGAAGTTGGTTATGCTTCATAACCCTTTTGAGTCTTTCTTCCATTTTGGATCTTTTCTTCTCGGCAGCATTGGCATCTTTGGTTTTGGAGCATAAGCTAGCCTCCAAGTTATTAAGTTGCTCCATAAAAGCATACTCGCGCTCGGGCGCAGCAGTCACGGTATCATGCAGTTCAGCTCACTTAGCCTTCGCCTCCTTAATATCTTTATGTAATTGAGCGACTTCTTGGTTGTGAGTCATTTTATCTTGCTCGGATTGCTTCAATCGAACCTCGAGTTTTCCCATTTAGGCAACTTTTTCCTCCAGCACTGGGAGGCACTCGGAAAGTTGATTTCGCTCAGCCAAAAGTTGATTTTGTTCCCTTGTAAGTTCCTCTTTATCCAAAATCAACCTTTACAGACTCTCGGAAGCAAGGAGGTTAGCCTAAAAATGTTAAAGCTAAGGTTATTAAGGAAAAATCTAATAAACAAAAAAGGGTAGCGAAGATGGTTAGATTGGTACCTGAGCCGAACAGTGCATGTTATTGTTTATTAGACACTCAACAGAGAGATAGTCCATATTTTTCCATTCTTTTTCCATGGCCAGTGGCTTCAGGTAATTGGTAACTTCCAACATCTTGGAGAGTAGGTGGCACTCATTCGAAACAGTTAGGATGACACTTCATTTTCCACTAGGATTTTGAGTGGGTGCGGGGTAAGTATTCCCTAAATTTCCATGGAGAAGGAACATCTTATATTTGTTCGGATGGGACCGGTGGAGAGGTCGTAGCTGGTGAATAAAGAGATGTGGTTGCAGCTGGCTCAGAAGTTGATGGCGGAGGAGTTTCAAAGGTAGAACTCCTTTGATCGGAAGCAATAATGGGGATTCAAAAATGAGATGCAACATTTTCGACCAATACCATTTCCGTGAAGAGTCCTTGAACTTCTTCCGGTTCTAGAGTTTGAAGCACACCTGGTTGAGCATCCGGTTGAGCCGATGAAGATCTTTTTCTTTTCTGAAGAGAAACCGCTTCATCATCAAGGACCACTATGGCCGGTCCAGATGGTGTTTCTTTCACATTTTTCTCCCGAATCCCAGCCTAGGAGGTGTGTTTTTTTTCTTTGGCTTCTTATTTTTTGGTTGGGGACTCTGGGAGGAGGCGTCTTCACTAGAAGTGACAATAGATTCACGAGCTCTCCTCTAATGAAGGACATTTTGAAATGCTTGTTGAGCTTCCTCTAGTTCATTGAGAATCTCAATGTCGGGGCAAACAACGGATCCCTTTGGAAGTCATGTGTGGTACAAAAAGATAGTTAATAAATTGATTCAAAGTCATGCTAAAGGATGAATCGAGAAAGAAAGAACCTttacttaccatgatttttggcttttCAATTAATTATGGGAGCCATTTTATTCCACCTTCGAGATTCCagtgtagaaatatccaaatatttATGTACCCATTGGGCCAGGTTCTGAAGTTGTGGTGGTTCCCAATGAGTAGTTGGTATAATGGAAATACAAAGTTAACGAAGAAGGAAAATCTTTCTAAACCTGTAAAGGAAAAGATATCTGAAGACTTAGGAAAAAGGTTCCATAATTCAGTAAAAGCAGGTGATGTGGTCGGGAGAATATCCCTGGTAGTGATGACAACGAATCATTCCATCCAGCTACGATCTTTATCATCAACATTGGTAAAGAGGGCGTGGTGATCCCTTTTGCTAAGTTTTAGCATACCCAAGCGGAAGATCTTTGGCTCATCATGTGTGCAAGAGTTAGGGTTTCCCCGATTTCAAAGCATGATTTTTGGAGGCAAACCATCGTACGCCATATTGATGGACCAGCTTGAGCCAAACAGATTTGATACCGGTGGCAGAattctataattatattattgagTCGATTCCTTGACCCAatcccaaagtgaaagggtatgTATAAACATACATGAACCCTGGTTTGGAGAAGGTGGCCCTTTCTACTTCACTAGGAGCGAATATTTCAATGTTGTTCCATTCGCAATCTTCTTTCACAACATGGATACTAGAAAGatgaatggaagaaggatataTGCAAATAGGTCAGTGTCTATCACTTTTGGGATTAATGGGTTCTTTTTGGACTTGAAGATCGGACTGGGTGTTAAGTTAAAGGGGTATGATGGATTTCATAGTAGGAGATTCAGATTCGACATCAACTTCCTTTGCTTTGTTCTTTTTAGGGCCACCTCCGAGGAGAAAGCCGGTGTTTTCGAGGACAATGTTGTTAAAAGACATTATGGTAAGAAATTTAAGAAGGGGTATTTTACTGAGGAAGATTAATTTTGCTTAGGGTTCTAAGAAGAATGAGAGTTAGTGAAAGTGAAAAGTGAAATTGAAAGCGGCATAAatcatggtcatgattacctcgaaaACTGGCAGAAATATTTGCCAAATCACGGGGTAACACGAGTGTTATTAAATGCGAAGAGACGTGCATCCTTTCAAGGGTTAGAAACTTACCCGCTAAGAAAAGAAGTTTTATCTACTTTCGAGTAACACTAAAGTATTGTCACCGAAAAGTAGGGAACTATCTGTATTAGGGTAAAATTGGTTAGCAACAGTTGGACAAATGACGAGATGACACGTGGAACTGAAGACAAGTAAAATGTGAGTTAGCAAGTGTAAATCCCGAAAGCATGGGAACCGATAACAAAAATTTGAAGGGATGACACCGGACATCATTCAATGAGCAACTGTTACAAAGAATCTCTGTATTAATAGCCAATCATTATGCAATCATCAATGGCGATTTTATTCTCATTCCATAGGAGCTTGATTTGGGAATCTTGTCTCCCTAAATAGTGCTATAATAGGAGAATTAGTATCCATTGTAGGACACGAAAAATCATCTATATACAAAGGCTATATTCTACTCTCAAATCATAAAGTATTTGCTTTCTTTTGTTCTTGAAATTGTTCATATTATTGCTTCCGGAGAAGCTCATCATACAACCaggtttgtatttttttaagttatttttatattcttgattttattcttatttattttatatttttgaatcaaGTTAATTCGCGTGTCTATAATCCACGTTACAAAtcaactgtatcgttttacggCTAAACACAGTTCTATCCTGATTTCACCCATTTATCAATTAAATTCACATGTGAAAGGAGTTGATGAACTTTCGATTGTCTGCTTTGATCCAACAGATTTCACGTGGGTTTGTTCTTTAGGTTATGCAGTTATCAAGGAGAAAAGCGATTGACCagtcttctctcttctctctttcttATGTGAGATTTCTCACAGGTATCATATACATCTCTTCTTCGAAAGCTTGCCGACCTAGAAGCCTGACAGTCCTTCTCTTCGGCCCACCCTCATCAGTCGGTCTTCCATATGTATATCATATGCATCTCCTTAGGCACTTAGCAGCCTCGCTGAGATTTTTCCGATTcttatattttatacatataacaTATAATTAGCACTAGCCAATTTCAAATTCGTGCATGCATGTCTTTTTTCTATATGGTAAACTGAAAGTTTAAGTGaaaattatttaccattcaatTCAGCTTTTTATTGAACTGCTTAAGAACTTTTTCCGTTAATTGTGCTGTAATTGAGTCGTTAAAAATTCATTGTCCATGGATAAtcaattattagctttatactagtattatactatatttgtgctttttTTAGTCTCTTTAAGTGTGTTGACTAACCATGTTTCCTTGTCCTTGAGATTGATGATTTTCCTTgatgaggaagacaacaaaatgGAGATTGATTTGAAAGCTAAGGTACTGAATATATAAAGATAAAAAGATAGGAAAAGCAAAAAGCCTACAAACAATCATATAAGGGAATGCTGGAATTCTAAGCATCCTATGCATTATGGATATAATTAGTAGGGAAAAAGTTGAAAGAGCAAGTTTAgaaaagcaagtaaaatgattgGGCAACAGTTCATTAGTTCCCTACATTTCAGCCAGGAATTTAGAAAAAAAACAAAACTCAAGAGCTTTTTCCTACAAATTGTCACAATAAAAGAATTTTATTTCTTCTGAATGTCCAAAACAAATGACAAGTTACTCACTCCGCTATGTGAGCCCCAAAGTATATGAATACTTCTTTACACTGTTAAATTCTCCTATCCACCATTATTTTACATGATCATTCCTGTCCTTAATTAAAAATAATCTCAAACCAAAAAATGAGAAAGAGAAGGGAAAaaacacatacatacatacatacatacatataggACGATTGGTTCTCTCATGCGAGAAGGAGGTAAAAACTCATCCGCACCATATACTTACTATAATTAAGTGATTTAATAAGGTAAAATATATGCAATAATTAATTATGGTTAAGTGAAGAAGTGTACATGCAAAAATATGTCTATTAGTCTAGTGCATGCATTCAGTGCAAACATTGAGTGGGGATAAATTTTCACTTCAGTCATAGCCAACGGGCGGAGACAGAATTTCTGATGAgggattcaaaaaaaaaaaagttaaaaaagatAGTAGTTAGTGGGGAATTAAACCAATTACCTTACAAAGTTTTTGAACCCTTGACCACTAAGTTATATTTTTGAACTATGTTAAAGAATTTATTAGATTTTTTcttatatatacagtgtaatttcATCCCAAAATTACACAGGCCATAGGGGCAAAGGTTATGAGTAGTACTAACATTAGGACACGGCTATCATATTTTGAGTGCATGGCATTAGGACACAGTGTTTCACGTAGTGTCTCTCCTTTTTTTCTTTGTTAAAAAGAAGTGCTTATCAATGGAGACAATGGTCATCATCATTCATCATTGCTTTGTAGTACTACTCATCCCATGTGCCGTCACCCTCTGATTTTCTTCCTCTCTGATCTTCGTATGATTATCATTTTGCCCGTTAACACAGCTTCAACGACTGTCAATATCACATCTTCTCTTTTACTCAACTCTGTCGATAAAGCAACAGAAAAGGAAAGTTGAAAAGGACTTGTtgtctcttctctctctcttttccTGCTACtgcttttctttcttcttcattcCTCTGCTGCAACTGATTACATGTCCTCAACATTCCCTTTTGCCTTCTCCGCTGTCCCTTCAATTCAGAGCTTCAGTTCCAAATTTAACGTTTCATACATTCTTTGATATTAAAGGCACTTATCTCTACCATTTTGCTCTTCTTCAATGGAGCTGCATCGGTGGTACTATTCTTGGTTTCTTCTATCTGCTCTCTTCATCACAGTTGCTTTCTGCGATCCAGATGGTACACACTCAGTCTTtaatttccttttcttttacCCTTATGCAAAGTTTGAGAAAATATTCAATAGTCATTACACATAAGAAAATTTAAGTCTGATTCTAAGAACTAAATGTTAGAGTCCTACATTGGTTGAGTATGTATCAGTTGTCCTTTACATGAGTTAGGCTCAACATTAACATTAACATGAGTTAGGCTCAACGTCTATCTTTTAACGTGATATCAGAGCCAAAATCATCCATATTTTTTGTTTACTCAATGTCGGACTTCTATCTTATGTTTTCTATGTTCTAGATGTTCACCTTTGGGCATGTGGGGCCGTGATGtgttattattttcttatatGGTCTTAGACGATCATTCCCTCATGAACTAGCTTTTGGACAGGTCCATATCATTCCCTTACGTTACAGTAGGACACTGTTAGTTTAGAACTTTTTACTAATACAATCTTTCTCCACAAATAAATAAATGTTTTGAGATGAACTCTTGCTTATGTTGTGACAATATGCAGGATTTTTGAGCTTGTCTTGTGGTGGAAGTACTACCTATGTTGATTCCTCCAACATTACATGGACACCAGATGATGCCTATATCTCAGCTGGCGACATCACCACTGTCCATTTTCAAGAGGGATCCTCTCCATCTACTCTCCCAGTTAGGTTCTTTCCTGATTCTCCGCTTAGAAAATGTTACAAGCTACCAGTGAAAAATGTATCATCCTTGGTTCTTGTGAGGACTCAGTTTGTGTATAAGAATTATGATGGACTTAATAAACCCCCTGCATTCTCTGTTTCTCTTGGGAGGGCTATCACAACCACAGTCAATCTTAGTAACACCGATCCGTGGATCGAAGAGTTCATATGGACAGTTGATAAAGACATTGTATCTTTATGTTTTCACTCTCTTACAAATGGTGGATTTCCAGTCATTTCATCCCTTGAACTTAGGCCACTTCCTCAAGGAGCTTACATCGATGCCTTGGGAGATTTTCCAAACAAGTTGTTGAGGAAATGTTATCGTGTCAATTGTGGTTATAATTGGTCCTTAAGGTCAAAACTCTCACTTGTCTATTATGTTAATGTATTATCAATTGTTTAGTCCTTACTTTCTGTTTAAATGTGATGTTTTTCGTGCTATGTAAAAGGTACCCGATTGATCAGTATGATAGAATTTGGGACGCTGATGAGGATTTCAGTCCGTTTCATGTGTCTTCTGGTTTTGATATTCAAGCCAATTTCAATATGTCAGTTCTGAAAGAGAGCCCTCCTGCAGCTGTTCTTCAAACTGGAAGAGTTTTGGCACGTCGGAACGACATGACATATAACTTCCCTATTGATCATCAAGGAGATTACCACATTGTTCTTTACTTTGCTGGGATTATACCTGTCTCCCCTTCATTCGATGTACTCATAAATGGTTATATTGTTCGATCAAACTACACAGTGAATCGATGGGAAGTCAGTAGTCTGTTCTTTACAATGAACGGAATTAATAGCTTGAACATCACATTGAAGACTGTCCATTACTATCCTATAATCAACGCTCTTGAGGTTTATGAGATCCTGGACATTCCCTTAGAAACTTCTTCAACCACAGGTTCTATTATtgttttattgacttttcgatatcTGTGATCTTTGAAGTAGTCTGTTAGAACGAATTGCAGCAACTTTTGACATTTTTCAATTTTTGCAGTTTCAGCCCTACAAGTTATTCAGCAGTCAACTGGTCTACATCTTGATTGGGAAGATGATCCATGCTCTCCTAAATCATGGGAACACATAGAATGTGAAGGCAACTTGGTAACTTCATTGTATGTCAAAGCTTTCCCAAGAACTATATTTTCCTTTCCTTATCTCGTGGTCTTACTTGTGTTAAGAGCAGAATATATTAAAGTTAGATTTTGTATAGGGAGCTTTCGGATGTAGACTTGAGGTCAATTAGCCCAACATTTGGTGACTTACTGGATCTCAAATCACTGTAAGAGTCATAAATCTTAACACCTTATCACTTAATAACCCATTGTTTAGCTATCTTGAGTTTACCTATTTGAGGTTCTACTTGTTGCAGGGATTTGCATAACACTTCACTTGCTGGAGAGATACAAAATATCGGCAGCCTGCAACATCTTAAGAAGCTGTAATACTTGTGATGAGGAATTACCATGTTATGTAAATGTATTTTAGAGAGCATTGACTAAAATAGTTCTGTGCTCAATGATGCAGGAACTTGAGCTTCAATCAACTTACAGCTTTTGGTTCTGAGTTAGAAGACTTGATAAACCTTCAAGTTTTGTAAGTCTTACTGCCTACTGATTCCCTTCATGGTTCCTAGCTACTATTGTTCAACTATGGGAAAGATAACAGTCTTTAAAACTGATATGTTTTCTGTTGAAGGGACTTGCATAACAATAGTTTTCAGGGAACAGTACCCGATAGCGTTGGAGAACTGAAGGACCTCCACTTACTGTGAGTGAGGATAATATATACTGGCATTTTAGAACTTCTTAAAGTACTTCACCTGATGAAATATACTGATTTACCTCCCTGCAACATTCAGGAACCTAGAGAACAATAAGCTGCAAGGCCCCCTTCCACAAGCTTTGAACAAAGAGAGTTTACAAGTCCTGTAAGAAATTGAAAACATTAAAACGTTGTTGTTTTTTGCTTCTCATGTCAGTTTCTCGATTTATCTTTTTTCCTCTATCTTGCAGATCATCAGGAAATCTGTGTCTTTCCTTCACTATGTCTTTATGCAATGACTTCTCAAAAAATCCTACAATTGAAACACCACAAGTCACTGTATTTACCCCCACAAAACGCAAGAGCCATAAACGATTAGCAATTATACTTGGTGCAGTTGGAGTAGCTATATTTGCTCTATTCCTTATCTTTATATCAGTATTCTTGTACATGAGGAGAAGAAAAAGTGGAGATACATATGCATCAAGTATGAAAAAGTCAAATTTTTCTTTATCAGCAAAATATTGATAAATCTACTTCTAAGCAGGAACTATTTTCTAATTTTAGGAACTGCAGCAGAAATGAAAAACTGGAATGCTGCAAAAGTCTTTTCATACAAAGAAATCAAAGCTGCTACAAACAACTTCAAAGAGGTTATTGGTCGCGGTAGTTTCGGATCTGTTTATCTTGGGAAGCTTCCTGATGGTAAACAAGTTGCTGTTAAAGTTCGATTCGATAAAACTCAACTAGGTGCCGATTCTTTTATCAATGAGGTTTGTCACTAAACTTGTGCTAGTTCAGTTTCAGTCTATAAAGGAAAAAGATACTCAGCAGCTTCTCTATTATCTCTAGGTGTCCCTTCTATCACATATAAGTCATTCAAATCTTGTGTCATTAGAAGGATTCTGCCAAGAATCGAAACAGCAAATTCTAGTTTATGAGTATTTACCTGGAGGATCACTGGCTGATAACCTCTACGGTATGTCACGCGTAGTCTCACCCATATAACACGCTAAATCCACCACCTGCTTTGTCTCGTATTGTTAACTAACACTTAATAACTGTTTTAGGAGCAATGAGCAAGAAATTGACACTAAGCTGGGTGCGCAGATTGAAAATAGCAGTTGATGCTGCAAAAGGTACGTGTACAAGTGAGACATGATAATTACTAACTTGTCTTCCATTGGAGAACTACCACCAACAACAAATTTCTTCTGTACAGAAGAAGTAAACATTGTTTTGCTCTTCTTTTTTCCTCATACATTGTGAAAAAACAAATACTTGAAGTAGTTCTGTGAGTTCATCTCAGTTGTGTGACAAAATGCTTGGTTTTCTACAACCAAAAGACTCATATAGCCCAGAGGAATAAGTTGCTTTGTGGATTTTGCTCCCTCTGCAGATACTTATAGCTGTATGATGTAGAATAAGTTTTACATAGTTTATAGTAGTTGATTATAACTTTCGAAGGTTTGGATTACTTGCACAATGGAACTGAGCCAAGAATTATACACCGTGATGTGAAGAGCAGCAACATACTTCTGGATGCAGACATGAATGCTAAGGTATCTGACTTTGGCCTTTCTAAGCAAGTAACTCAATCAGATGCAACTCATGTTAGCACTGTTGTCAAAGGCACTGCTGGCTATCTTGATCCCGAGTAAGCTTCAAGATACTGTTCTCAATGTATCAGTTTTGCTACTTCAAAATCCTAAACCTCTATTGTTACTTGTCCACAGATACTATTCCACTCGACAACTCACTGAAAAGAGTGACATCTACAGTTTTGGAGTCGTTCTTCTTGAACTTATCTGTGGTCGAGAACCACTTAGCCACTCGGGCTCTCCAGATTCCTTTAACTTGGTTCTATGGGTAAACACAAGTCTTATAATGTGTTACACAGCAAATATAATACAAAGCATTTCATTGAGTTCCAACAATACTCATCTGTTGTATATCAATTGTGAATTTCAGGCAAAGCCATACTTGCAGGCAGGTGCATTTGAGATAGTAGATGAGAGCATAAAAGGAACTTTTGATACGGAGAGCATGAGAAGAGCGGCTTTAATTGCCTCTAGGTCAGTGGAGAGGGATGCATTGAGGAGGCCAAGTATTGCAGAAGTATTGGCTGAGCTCAAAGATGCATACAGCATTCAACTTTCCTATTTAGCATCTGAAGGACTTGCCAATTGATAATTTATGCCTTCACTAATGCAGCTCGGAATTTGCAAATATATGAACCTCGTCTCAGTAACTTATGCGTGAAGTTTTAAATGTGAGCTTGAAAATGTTTTAAGTTATTGATATGTATCTCACATTTAAGGGTCTCCCTCCCCCAAATCTACCCTTAATTATCTGCAATTGTTTCCAAGTTCTTATCACAAATCTACCCTTAGAACTTGTCTATTTAAAATGCCTTGTTTCCAAGTTCTTATCACAATATCTGCAAAAGAAGTTCCCAAAATCTTGCCTGTATCACAAAATcttcaattttttaaaatattaacagTGTATCTGGACCAGTTTGTAGGCAAATGGAAAataatcacctagtgtttttttGTCTCCACTGGAATGTGAACCTAATCTCCAAGGGAACCCATTTCATTGACCACAAGGCTATCCATACTCTTGGATGCCATTGAATCTTCAATTCTTAATAAAATTTACACAGGCAATCTTGAAACTAATATTGCAGCCTTTTTAcccattctttttctttttcccccCTCCCTTTGAAAAAGATTTCTCATCTTAAAGAGTTAAACATTCTCGTTGAGAATAAAGAAACTTGCCCATGGACAGATCATTAATCAATTATACATTAGTTTATCATTCTAGAACATCTCCGACGATTTTCAATCAGTTTGATTTGGAAAATACTGGAAATGTGGGTGATTTTCGACAAATAGTGGCATCATCCATCCAGGCTTGCACCAGCACGAGCAGTCATGTGCTCGCCTCCAGTCCACGTTGTTTAAGACTTGTGAACCAATCAGAAAAGTAATGGGTTGGCCTAACTGGAAAACTGGCGCCGTAGATATAGGAATAATGCTGTACAAGCAGCCACTGTATAGGGGAATACTGTCCAGATTCCCTGCACAATTAGTAGGAACCGGAATTGGATTCTTTGACTCTCTGGTAATAAATGCAAAATTGGGCAGAGCAAAATTTATGCTTTACCACTACAGTAGCAACAGTTGCAACTGCAAATACAGGACGCTCTCTTAGTAAAAATCCAATTGTCAACTGCATtttggagaaaaagaaaagagataaGAGCATGAACAGCACGCACACTTAAAAACTGTAAATCTGTTGTTTCTCAAGCAGAAGACTTACCTGAATTGGAAGAGTTATCAAGCCACCGCAACAGACACCGGCAAAGAAATACTCTGGTGATATATCCTGCAATAGATATGAGCAGATGAATGATTGTAACAGTATAACGATCTGTTTAATATGGGAGAATTCATTGAGATGTTCACCATTTGTTCATGGGGTAATAGCTGCCACATAACCATCATAAGAATCTTGAGATGGACCATTAATAGTCATACCATTTTGTAGGAGAAAGGTAAACGAATATCTAAGGATAACACTATTAGAAACAAAATGCTATTACTAATACAATGAACCTAAAATGGTTAGAAATGGTCAAGAAGAACAAACTAAGGACACCAAATTGATAGATGCTACTGTATCATTCTTTCCCTAATTGCTAAGATTAGGCATTTTTTAAGTTGCCAATGCATGAAGTGCAGGCAAAGCTCCAGATTTGAGTGGAAAAACCTTTCGGTGAGAGAAGATGTCCAACCAAGGTTCCGTCTCTCTTATGTTATAATCAACTTTATTGGGATGAACATGCAAAATAGGGCACTTGATAGGCTAATTCAAGAATACGGAAACCAAGGaccactttttttttctttttttttttgaaaaggtaAATGTTTTATTGATAGAAGGTGCCAAGATGGTACAAGTAGTACAATAACAAAGGGAATGCAGatcagaacataaagaacataaaTATTACATCTACTGTCTGCCCCCTAGCTAGTCCAAGAAATCCATATACTCATTTGTGCTACCAATAAGACTACCCTTACACCATAAGAAAAGATTCTGCAAACATTTGTTCTTAATTCTAGAAATATGGTCTCTTTGTCCTTCAAAACAAGCTCTATTCCTCTCCAGCCATAAGATCCAAAATATGCATATAGGAATAGTATTCCAAATCTGCTGCAAGCTTTTCTGAATCCTCTGCCCTTGCCAGCACTCGAGTAGGCCCCTTATGCTATTAGGTATTGCCCAAGAGATACCACAGATACTCAGAAAAAGGTCCCAACATTGTCTTGAAATTCTACAGTGCAGAAAAAGATGTTCAACTGATTCCTGATCCTCCTCACATAAGTAGCACCTGTTAGCCAGGAGAAAACCTCTTCTTTGGAGATTTTCTTGAGTTAAACAGACTCCCCAAGTTACAATCCAACCAAAGACCGCTACTTTTGCAGGGGATTTTGTCTTCCAAATCATCTTCCATGGCCAATTATGTTCCCAATAGCATGTCTGCCTCATCAACAACTTGCAGCAATTATTCACATAGAACTTTTTATCCTTGCTCTTTTTCCAGACCAGAGAATCCCTTTTATT contains:
- the LOC104119993 gene encoding probable LRR receptor-like serine/threonine-protein kinase At5g48740 — encoded protein: MELHRWYYSWFLLSALFITVAFCDPDGFLSLSCGGSTTYVDSSNITWTPDDAYISAGDITTVHFQEGSSPSTLPVRFFPDSPLRKCYKLPVKNVSSLVLVRTQFVYKNYDGLNKPPAFSVSLGRAITTTVNLSNTDPWIEEFIWTVDKDIVSLCFHSLTNGGFPVISSLELRPLPQGAYIDALGDFPNKLLRKCYRVNCGYNWSLRYPIDQYDRIWDADEDFSPFHVSSGFDIQANFNMSVLKESPPAAVLQTGRVLARRNDMTYNFPIDHQGDYHIVLYFAGIIPVSPSFDVLINGYIVRSNYTVNRWEVSSLFFTMNGINSLNITLKTVHYYPIINALEVYEILDIPLETSSTTVSALQVIQQSTGLHLDWEDDPCSPKSWEHIECEGNLVTSLELSDVDLRSISPTFGDLLDLKSLDLHNTSLAGEIQNIGSLQHLKKLNLSFNQLTAFGSELEDLINLQVLDLHNNSFQGTVPDSVGELKDLHLLNLENNKLQGPLPQALNKESLQVLSSGNLCLSFTMSLCNDFSKNPTIETPQVTVFTPTKRKSHKRLAIILGAVGVAIFALFLIFISVFLYMRRRKSGDTYASRTAAEMKNWNAAKVFSYKEIKAATNNFKEVIGRGSFGSVYLGKLPDGKQVAVKVRFDKTQLGADSFINEVSLLSHISHSNLVSLEGFCQESKQQILVYEYLPGGSLADNLYGAMSKKLTLSWVRRLKIAVDAAKGLDYLHNGTEPRIIHRDVKSSNILLDADMNAKVSDFGLSKQVTQSDATHVSTVVKGTAGYLDPEYYSTRQLTEKSDIYSFGVVLLELICGREPLSHSGSPDSFNLVLWAKPYLQAGAFEIVDESIKGTFDTESMRRAALIASRSVERDALRRPSIAEVLAELKDAYSIQLSYLASEGLAN